A part of Primulina eburnea isolate SZY01 chromosome 10, ASM2296580v1, whole genome shotgun sequence genomic DNA contains:
- the LOC140842691 gene encoding serine/threonine-protein kinase STY13-like — protein MLEGPKFTGIINLNHNHENYDFSQNFYRKLNEGSNMSIDSYGSLQLSNSGGSVAMSMDSSMGSNGSNTRILGHQGLKHVHNYSVAASVNHGRASQGLSNDALAQALMIPRYPTQGLGDYDEWTIDLRKLNMGPAFAQGAFGKLYRGTYNGEDVAIKLLEKPENDTERAHLMEQQFQQEVMMLATLKHPNIVRFIGACYKPMVWCIVTEYAKGGSVRQFLMKRQNRAVPLKLAVKQALDVARGMEYVHGLNLIHRDLKSDNLLISADKSIKIADFGVARIEVQTEGMTPETGTYRWMAPEMIQHRLYTQKVDVYSFGIVLWELITGMLPFQNMTAVQAAFAVVIKGVRPTIPNDCLPSLGQIMTLCWDVNPDVRPSFSEVVRMLEAADNEIMTTVRKARFRCCMTQPMTTD, from the exons ATGTTGGAGGGTCCGAAATTTACTGGAATCATAAACCTAAACCATAACCATGAAAATTAcgatttttctcaaaatttctatCGCAAGCTCAATGAGGGATCAAATATGTCGATAGATAGTTATGGGAGTTTGCAGTTGAGCAACAGTGGAGGCTCTGTTGCCATGTCTATGGACAGCAGTATGGGATCAAATGGTTCCAACACTCGTATCTTGGGCCACCAAGGCCTCAAGCATGTACATAACTATTCGGTCGCTGCTAGTGTCAATCATGGGAGAGCATCTCAAGGGCTGAGTAATGATGCGCTGGCTCAAGCTTTAATGATCCCTCGATATCCTACGCAGGGACTTGGTGACTATGATGAGTGGACCATTGACCTGAGGAAGCTGAACATGGGGCCAGCATTCGCTCAAGGGGCTTTTGGAAAGCTGTATAGAGGCACGTATAATGGCGAGGATGTTGCAATTAAGCTTCTCGAGAAACCAGAGAATGATACAGAGAGAGCACACTTGATGGAGCAGCAGTTTCAACAAGAGGTAATGATGTTAGCAACATTGAAGCATCCCAATATTGTTCGATTTATTGGTGCATGCTACAAACCCATGGTCTGGTGTATTGTGACTGAATATGCCAAGGGTGGTTCAGTGCGGCAGTTCTTGATGAAGCGGCAGAACCGTGCTGTACCCCTTAAACTGGCTGTAAAGCAGGCTTTGGATGTGGCAAGAGGGATGGAATATGTGCATGGGTTGAATTTAATCCATCGAGACTTGAAGTCAGATAATCTTTTAATATCCGCTGACAAATCGATCAAGATTGCGGATTTTGGTGTAGCTCGCATTGAGGTACAGACTGAAGGAATGACTCCAGAGACGGGCACTTATCGTTGGATGGCGCC GGAGATGATTCAGCATAGGCTATATACACAAAAAGTCGATGTATACAGCTTTGGGATTGTGCTCTGGGAGCTTATAACTGGGATGCTTCCATTCCAGAACATGACTGCCGTTCAGGCAGCATTTGCAGTCGTCATCAAAGGTGTTCGACCAACGATCCCCAACGATTGCCTTCCATCTCTTGGTCAGATCATGACTCTTTGCTGGGATGTTAATCCCGACGTGAGGCCATCGTTCAGTGAGGTTGTCAGAATGCTCGAGGCTGCAGATAACGAGATCATGACAACTGTTAGAAAAGCTCGATTCAGGTGCTGCATGACTCAACCGATGACTACAGATTAG